The following proteins are co-located in the Vigna angularis cultivar LongXiaoDou No.4 chromosome 2, ASM1680809v1, whole genome shotgun sequence genome:
- the LOC108328399 gene encoding exocyst complex component EXO70H1 yields the protein MRKLCFNPKTASFALARNSPSSPQSLISSPTPPRLSFSEPGSVVDEDSFMEEAEAIILKWNPDSSAYAKVTSLFYQDKTEAKHYINCVNQLHQTMHSLISHSPSSHKLVLAHNLMQIAMKRLKKEFYQILCMNRAHLDPKSVSARSSRTSANSSCSDCDDDFAAEDDDIRAAGDSITEVEQVSSGAMADLKLIADCMVSSGYAKECVSVYVRIRKSIIDEGIYRLGVEKLSSSRANKMDWEVLDLKIKSWLEAVRIAVRTLFNGERILCDNVFSYSDSVRESCFAEISRDGASLLFGFPELVAKTKKSSPEKLFRVLDMHAVASELLPEIESIFSSDYNSVVRSQVLTSLQRLTESAQFLLTEFESTMQKDSSKTAVNGGGVHSLTIQTMNYLAILADYINVLSDIFPREWLPLPKSSFLPESYLYSPESDYSVSTPALTVRMAWLILVLLCKLDGKAKHCKDVSLSYLFLANNLWYVVARVRSSNLQYVLGDDWITKHEAKAKRFVANYEKVAWGEVVSSLPENPAAAEARAVFENFNLKFEEAYRKQNSFVVADRELRDEIKGSIARSIVPKYREWYNELLASVGSVRDLTVREIVTFTPQDIENYLANLFLFGTSSSSVSSSSVTSSPLRRWS from the exons ATGAGAAAGCTGTGTTTTAACCCCAAGACGGCGTCGTTCGCCTTGGCCCGCAATTCTCCTTCTTCGCCACAATCTTTAATCTCAAGCCCTACACCGCCCAGGCTCAGTTTTTCAGAACCTGGCAGCGTCGTCGACGAAGATAGTTTCATGGAGGAAGCAGAGGCAATCATACTCAAATGGAACCCTGACTCCTCGGCCTACGCCAAAGTCACTTCCCTATTTTACCAAGACAAAACGGAAGCCAAACACTACATTAACTGCGTTAATCAGCTTCACCAAACCATGCATTCCTTGATCTCTCACAGCCCTTCCTCTCATAAACTCGTCCTCGCTCACAACCTAATGCAGATCGCCATGAAAAGACTCAAGAAAGAGTTCTACCAGATCTTATGCATGAACCGCGCTCACCTTGACCCCAAATCTGTGTCCGCCAGATCCTCTCGCACCTCCGCCAATTCCAGCTGCTCCGATTGCGACGACGACTTCGCGGCCGAAGACGACGATATCCGTGCCGCCGGCGACTCTATCACCGAAGTCGAACAGGTTTCCTCAGGCGCCATGGCGGATCTAAAGTTAATTGCCGACTGCATGGTCTCTTCCGGCTACGCAAAGGAGTGCGTTAGCGTTTAtgttag GATCCGAAAATCCATAATCGACGAAGGAATTTATCGCCTCGGCGTTGAGAAACTGAGCTCGTCGCGCGCAAACAAGATGGACTGGGAAGTGCTTGATTTGAAAATCAAGAGTTGGTTGGAGGCGGTGAGGATTGCCGTTAGAACGCTGTTTAACGGAGAGAGAATCCTCTGCGACAACGTCTTCAGTTACTCAGATTCCGTAAGAGAATCCTGCTTCGCCGAGATTTCCAGAGACGGCGCCTCTCTCCTTTTTGGATTCCCCGAACTCGTTGCCAAAACAAAGAAATCGTCGCCGGAGAAGCTGTTCCGCGTGCTCGACATGCACGCTGTGGCTTCAGAACTGTTGCCGGAGATCGAGTCCATATTTTCCTCCGATTACAACTCCGTCGTGCGTTCTCAGGTCCTCACTTCACTTCAACGACTCACCGAGTCTGCGCAATTCTTGCTCACTGAGTTCGAGTCCACGATGCAGAAAGACTCTTCCAAGACTGCGGTGAACGGCGGCGGCGTGCACTCGCTCACGATTCAGACAATGAATTATCTCGCAATCCTCGCAGATTACATCAACGTTCTCTCTGACATATTCCCGCGCGAGTGGCTTCCTCTGCCGAAGTCTTCGTTCCTGCCGGAGTCTTATTTATACAGTCCAGAGTCTGATTACTCAGTGTCGACGCCGGCGCTGACGGTGCGCATGGCGTGGCTGATTCTCGTCCTCCTTTGCAAGCTCGATGGCAAAGCGAAGCATTGCAAGGACGTTTCACTATCTTACTTGTTTCTCGCGAACAATCTCTGGTACGTGGTGGCCAGAGTCCGAAGCTCGAACCTGCAGTACGTGCTTGGCGATGATTGGATTACGAAGCACGAAGCTAAAGCGAAGAGGTTTGTGGCGAACTACGAGAAGGTAGCTTGGGGAGAGGTGGTTTCATCGCTGCCGGAAAATCCGGCCGCAGCGGAAGCGAGGGCGGTGTTCGAGAACTTCAACCTCAAATTCGAGGAAGCATATCGGAAGCAGAACTCGTTTGTGGTAGCTGATAGAGAACTGCGAGACGAAATAAAAGGTTCGATCGCGAGAAGTATTGTGCCGAAATATCGCGAGTGGTATAATGAGCTGCTTGCTTCGGTGGGATCAGTGAGGGACTTGACGGTGAGAGAGATTGTGACGTTTACCCCACAAGACATTGAAAATTACCTCGCTAACCTCTTCTTATTTGGAACGTCATCCAGTTCTGTATCCTCCTCGTCGGTAACTTCGTCCCCTCTCCGGCGTTGGAGTTGA
- the LOC108327565 gene encoding ankyrin repeat-containing protein ITN1, producing MDRRYHLRRLHHPRDPLSEPTTPTPSTTPSSTFFLSASGKALLLSNSNKRPDTPRKKYVKQVTGRNNDTELHLAAQRGDVAAVRQIIDEIDSVLMGTFEFDAEVAHIKYAIFNEVNDLGETALFTAAEKGHLDVVRELLPHSTAESLSSKNRSGFDTLHIAASKGHLAIVQVLLEHDPGLIKTFAQSNTTPLISAATRGHSDVVEELLSRDPTQLEMTRANGKNALHLAARQGHVDVVKILLQKDPQLARRTDKKGQTALHMAVKGISCDVVKLILVADAAIVMLPDKFGNTALHVATRKKRAEIVQELLLLPDTNVNTLTRDHKTALDLAEGLPITEEILEIKECLIRYGAVKANDLNQPRDELRKTMTQIKKDVYFQLEQTRKTNRNVSGIENELRKLHRAGVNNAGNSVTVVAVLFAAVAFAALFTVPGGDYDNGMAVMVHTAPFKAFFISNALALFTSLAVVLVQITIVRGEVKAERKVVEVINKMMWLASVCTSVSYITASYIVVGRRSKWAAILVTVIGGIIMGGVLGTMTYYVVKSKRSRRERKKEKKSKKEGTLRLSNSDESEINPIYAI from the exons ATGGATCGTCGTTATCACCTTCGCCGACTCCACCATCCACGCGACCCTCTCTCCGAACCCACCACTCCCACCCCCTCCACCACTCCGAGCTCCACCTTCTTCCTCTCTGCCTCTGGAAAGGCCCTCCTTCTCTCCAACTCCAACAAGCGCCCCGACACACCCCGCAAGAAGTATGTCAAGCAGGTCACGGGCCGCAACAACGACACCGAGCTCCACCTCGCCGCTCAGCGTGGAGACGTGGCCGCCGTCCGCCAAATCATCGACGAGATCGACTCCGTCTTAATGGGGACCTTCGAGTTTGACGCCGAGGTTGCCCACATCAAGTACGCCATCTTCAACGAGGTCAACGACCTCGGCGAAACAGCTCTCTTCACCGCCGCGGAAAAGGGACACCTCGACGTCGTCCGCGAGCTCCTCCCTCACTCCACCGCCGAATCCCTTTCCTCCAAAAACCGCTCCGGCTTTGACACTTTGCACATCGCCGCTAGCAAAGGTCATCTTG CGATTGTGCAGGTGCTACTAGAGCATGACCCTGGGTTGATCAAAACGTTTGCTCAGTCAAATACAACGCCTCTAATCTCTGCAGCTACACGAGGGCACTCGGATGTTGTTGAAGAGTTGTTGTCTCGTGATCCTACTCAGTTGGAGATGACAAGGGCCAATGGAAAGAATGCTCTCCATTTAGCCGCACGGCAGGGGCATGTGGATGTTGTGAAGATACTGCTGCAGAAGGATCCACAACTTGCTCGAAGAACTGATAAGAAAGGACAAACTGCACTGCACATGGCTGTCAAAGGGATTAGTTGTGATGTGGTAAAGCTCATTTTGGTTGCCGATGCAGCCATTGTCATGCTCCCTGACAAGTTTGGCAACACTGCATTGCATGTAGCCACGAGGAAGAAGAGGGCAGAG ATAGTGCAAGAGCTATTACTTCTTCCTGACACCAATGTAAATACCTTGACAAGAGACCACAAGACAGCGCTAGACCTTGCGGAGGGGCTTCCAATaactgaagaaattctggaGATCAAAGAGTGTCTGATTCGTTATGGCGCAGTTAAAGCCAATGATCTCAACCAACCAAGGGATGAGCTGAGGAAAACCATGACACAGATCAAGAAAGATGTCTATTTTCAGCTGGAACAGACTCGAAAAACAAACAGGAATGTGAGTGGAATTGAAAATGAGCTACGCAAGTTGCACAGGGCTGGAGTCAACAATGCTGGGAACTCAGTAACGGTGGTTGCTGTGCTATTTGCTGCGGTTGCATTCGCAGCACTTTTCACAGTTCCTGGTGGGGATTATGATAATGGGATGGCAGTGATGGTACATACTGCACCGTTCAAGGCTTTCTTCATATCTAATGCCTTGGCACTGTTTACATCATTGGCAGTGGTGTTGGTTCAAATCACCATTGTTAGAGGGGAGGTAAAGGCTGAGAGAAAGGTTGTGGAGGTAATCAACAAGATGATGTGGTTAGCCTCTGTATGCACTTCTGTTTCATACATTACAGCTTCTTATATAGTAGTTGGTCGGCGCAGCAAGTGGGCTGCCATACTTGTTACAGTTATAGGGGGGATCATAATGGGCGGTGTTCTGGGTACCATGACATACTATGTGGTCAAATCCAAACGCTCCCGAAgagagaggaagaaagagaagaagtcTAAGAAAGAAGGAACGTTGCGTCTTTCAAATTCTGATGAGTCAGAAATAAATCCAATCTATGCCATTTGA